The Aureimonas populi genome includes the window CGCGTCCATCTCGCAAACGTGAAGGCGGCCGGCCAGCGCCGCGTTCTGCGCCAGACCGAGCGAAGCCCGCGCCAGCCCCGCCATCGCCGCCTCCTTCTCCACCAAGGTCACATGCAGGCCCTGCGCCCGTGCCGCGGCGCCGATCCCCACGGCGCCGGCGCCGGCGCCGAGATCGGCCGCCCGCCCGCCCTGTGCCTCATCGACGCAGGCCGCCAGCAGCATCGCATCGAGGCCGGAGCGGTATCCCCAGCCATCCGGCTGAACCAGGTGGAACGCGCCGCCGAAAAAGGCATCGATCCGCGTGGGGCCGGTGTCAGGAAAGCTCATGGCCCAGATCGGCGTCCCTCAACAGGCGCCGCGCCTGGTCGAGGCGCTCCGCCTCCACCAGCACGCGGCGGGGCAGGACGCCGATGGAGCCGTCGAGCACGCTCATATGGCCATCCGCCACCATATGCGGGATGTCGGCGTCCTTCAGGAGGGCGTCCACGAAGGAGATGAGAACGGCGTCGGTGGTGCGCAGGAGCTCGAGCATCAGCGAGGTGTCCTCCGATTCGCGCCCGGCCGCAAGCGAGCCTTTGCTTTCTGTGCCCTTGCCGCCCGGCCTGTGGGCAGCTATCCCCCGCTCCAGCAATGGAGGTTCGTCGTGAGCGCAGCCACACCCCTCGCCCAAGACCGGCGGCGTGCGTCGATCGAAGGGATCGTCGGCCTCACCCGCCCGGACATGGAGCGCGTCAACGCGTTGATCCTGTCGATGGCGGGGTCGAATGTCGAACTGATCCCCCGGATCGCGGAGCACCTGATTTCCTCTGGCGGCAAGCGTCTGCGCCCCATGCTGACCATCGCCTCGGCCCTCGCCTTCGGCTACGAGGGCGGCAATCACGTCAAGCTCGCCGCCAGCGTGGAGTTCCTGCACACCGCGACCCTGCTGCACGACGACGTG containing:
- a CDS encoding DUF2007 domain-containing protein, translated to MLELLRTTDAVLISFVDALLKDADIPHMVADGHMSVLDGSIGVLPRRVLVEAERLDQARRLLRDADLGHELS